The proteins below are encoded in one region of Spirochaeta isovalerica:
- a CDS encoding FGGY-family carbohydrate kinase → MDKLLLSVDCGTQSLRTIIFDSKGNIIEKAKMEYEPYFSSRPGWAEQDGELFWNSLVEGCRLLKEKNPGAFGAIAAVGITAQRDTCINLGKDGKPLRPVISWLDNRKASRQWIPNLLWKIIYGIIGMTETIAKVQCEGKSNWIREHEPEIWEKTWKYLGISAFLNFRLTGEFRDSIASTIGHYPVNYKKLRWEKEGGQNSNLFPVEKDKLWEIVDPGTVVGTIHREAAELTGLAAGTPVVGCGSDKGCETLGMGVLDETKASLSFGTTATVQTTSHRYYEPVRFMPAYPASVPRKFNPELMIYRGFWMIRWFRDEFGYEELKKAEKTGRIPEEYLNALLDQVPAGSLGLLVHPFWGASLKKPFEKGSMIGFGGAHKKSHMYRAILEGLGYALREGLEKIEKKSGKRAEKIMVSGGASQSDRICQLSADIFGRTMVRGRTYETSALGAAINTAMGIGLYDSYEEAVEHMVHYEEKEFHPDKENNALYEKLYPIFLKINPLLENIFDEIQAATGYPEKLSL, encoded by the coding sequence ATGGATAAACTGCTCCTTTCCGTGGACTGCGGAACCCAGAGCCTGAGAACCATTATTTTCGATAGCAAAGGGAACATAATCGAAAAGGCGAAGATGGAATATGAACCCTATTTCAGCTCCCGCCCCGGCTGGGCGGAGCAGGACGGCGAGCTGTTCTGGAATTCCCTTGTCGAAGGATGCCGTCTGCTGAAGGAGAAAAACCCCGGAGCTTTCGGAGCCATTGCCGCTGTGGGCATAACGGCCCAGAGGGATACGTGCATCAATCTGGGAAAGGACGGCAAGCCCCTGCGCCCTGTCATATCGTGGCTCGACAACAGAAAAGCCTCCCGGCAGTGGATTCCCAATCTTCTCTGGAAAATAATCTACGGCATTATCGGCATGACTGAGACGATCGCCAAAGTTCAGTGCGAGGGCAAGTCGAACTGGATACGCGAGCACGAGCCGGAGATATGGGAGAAGACCTGGAAGTACCTCGGGATCTCCGCTTTTCTCAATTTCAGACTGACCGGAGAATTCCGCGATTCCATCGCCTCGACCATAGGCCATTATCCGGTGAATTACAAAAAACTGCGCTGGGAGAAAGAAGGCGGACAGAACAGCAATCTCTTTCCCGTGGAGAAGGACAAGCTGTGGGAGATTGTCGATCCGGGAACTGTTGTCGGTACGATTCACAGAGAAGCGGCGGAGTTGACGGGACTGGCGGCCGGAACGCCCGTTGTCGGCTGCGGCAGCGACAAAGGGTGTGAAACTCTGGGTATGGGCGTACTCGATGAGACAAAAGCTTCTCTCAGTTTCGGAACGACAGCAACTGTTCAAACCACTTCGCACCGCTATTACGAACCGGTTCGCTTTATGCCCGCTTATCCCGCATCGGTTCCCCGCAAATTCAATCCTGAACTGATGATCTACAGGGGGTTCTGGATGATCCGCTGGTTCCGCGACGAGTTCGGATACGAGGAACTGAAGAAAGCGGAAAAGACGGGACGGATTCCCGAAGAGTATCTCAATGCGCTTCTCGACCAGGTTCCCGCCGGATCTCTCGGGCTTCTGGTTCATCCTTTCTGGGGAGCAAGTCTGAAAAAACCCTTCGAAAAAGGATCGATGATCGGTTTCGGCGGCGCCCACAAGAAATCCCATATGTACCGCGCTATTCTCGAAGGCCTCGGTTACGCCCTCAGGGAAGGTCTGGAGAAAATCGAGAAAAAAAGCGGTAAACGGGCGGAGAAGATCATGGTCTCCGGAGGAGCCAGCCAGAGCGACCGGATCTGCCAGCTGTCGGCGGATATATTCGGACGAACCATGGTCCGGGGCAGGACCTATGAAACATCGGCTCTGGGAGCGGCGATCAATACAGCCATGGGGATCGGACTCTACGACTCTTATGAGGAGGCGGTAGAGCATATGGTCCATTATGAGGAAAAGGAATTCCATCCCGATAAGGAGAACAATGCTCTTTATGAGAAACTCTATCCCATATTTCTGAAAATCAATCCGCTGCTGGAAAACATATTTGACGAGATTCAGGCTGCCACGGGCTATCCTGAAAAACTCAGCCTTTAA
- a CDS encoding DUF1667 domain-containing protein has protein sequence MKSMTCIVCPKGCSLSIEEKEKGFRVSGALCPRGEEYALQEMTDPRRTLQTTIRTNLPGCRRVAVRTSKEVPLGEIFSYMDAIKGVILEEKKECGSVLARGLCDSDVDLILTERLY, from the coding sequence ATGAAAAGCATGACCTGTATAGTCTGCCCCAAAGGCTGTTCTCTTTCGATTGAAGAAAAAGAAAAGGGATTTCGTGTCAGCGGCGCGTTGTGTCCACGAGGGGAGGAGTATGCCCTTCAGGAAATGACCGACCCGAGGCGAACTCTGCAGACCACTATCCGGACAAATCTGCCCGGTTGCAGAAGAGTGGCTGTCCGGACATCGAAAGAAGTCCCCCTGGGAGAGATCTTTTCCTATATGGATGCCATTAAAGGCGTTATTCTGGAAGAAAAAAAGGAATGCGGTTCCGTCCTGGCCCGGGGGCTCTGCGACAGCGATGTGGACCTGATTCTGACTGAGAGGTTGTACTGA
- a CDS encoding FAD-binding oxidoreductase — translation MANKKLTMPVWNNQAPEPGTYRSIFKWGDPEEFKHPSEQLFDLIRSEFNLPDSHFEKPENEGFDLVELPDHPSLLDRKHVEAIENIVGEENISLSDYDRLNYSSGYAMEEIMEMRSGEIHEISDLVVHPRHTDDVRAVVRYCNENKIPIYVFGGGSSVNFGLRPTKGGITLVMCTHMNKVIELNEMDKTCTVQAGMMGPAYESALNNAKELFGTKKNYCCGHYPQSFEYSTVGGWIVTLGAGQQSSYYGDAYDIVLGMEFVTPVGDIKTHNFRATATGPKVNDILKGSEGTYGICVEVTCKIFYHQPENYVPMGFMFKTFEEGIAAAREISQGEFGFPGVMRISDGEETSMGLKLYGIEGTWMGTAIDLFGYKSGERSLFLMQAEGEKGFARNVAKNIRKICRKHGAMYLTGYPIKKWEHGRYRDPYLREDLGDYGLIIDTFETSVSWSNLHNLHQKLREYIKQRPHTMAMSHASHFYSEGTNLYIIFFTHMDKLEEYRRFQKGIFETIVANGGSLSHHHGVGRMIAPWMEEHLGKVQLDVLKTLKRHFDPNNIMNPGGQMGVDYEASDLKDHEWRIDWKKM, via the coding sequence ATGGCTAACAAAAAACTCACAATGCCGGTCTGGAACAATCAGGCTCCCGAGCCGGGGACTTACCGGTCCATATTCAAATGGGGAGACCCCGAGGAATTCAAACATCCGAGCGAACAGCTTTTCGACCTGATCCGTTCTGAATTCAATCTTCCTGACAGCCATTTTGAAAAGCCGGAAAATGAAGGCTTCGATTTGGTCGAGCTGCCCGATCATCCGTCGCTTCTTGATAGAAAGCATGTCGAAGCTATTGAGAATATTGTCGGCGAGGAGAATATCTCGCTTTCCGATTACGACCGTCTCAATTACTCCTCGGGTTATGCCATGGAGGAAATTATGGAGATGCGCAGCGGAGAAATCCATGAAATATCCGATCTGGTCGTTCATCCACGCCATACCGATGATGTCAGGGCTGTTGTCCGCTACTGCAATGAGAACAAAATACCCATTTACGTTTTCGGCGGCGGATCATCTGTCAATTTCGGCCTCCGTCCGACAAAGGGGGGGATAACACTTGTCATGTGCACTCATATGAACAAAGTGATTGAACTGAACGAGATGGACAAAACCTGTACGGTTCAGGCGGGAATGATGGGGCCGGCTTACGAATCGGCTCTGAACAACGCGAAAGAGCTGTTCGGAACGAAGAAGAATTACTGCTGCGGCCATTATCCCCAGTCCTTCGAATATTCTACAGTGGGCGGATGGATCGTCACTCTCGGAGCGGGTCAGCAATCTTCCTATTACGGAGATGCCTACGATATCGTTCTGGGGATGGAGTTCGTCACTCCCGTCGGAGATATTAAGACCCACAACTTCAGGGCAACGGCCACCGGTCCCAAAGTCAACGATATCCTCAAAGGTTCGGAAGGAACTTACGGCATCTGTGTGGAAGTGACCTGCAAAATCTTCTATCATCAGCCGGAAAACTACGTCCCCATGGGATTTATGTTCAAGACATTCGAAGAGGGAATCGCCGCGGCCAGGGAAATCTCACAGGGTGAGTTCGGCTTTCCCGGAGTCATGCGGATTTCCGATGGCGAGGAGACATCCATGGGACTGAAGCTTTACGGTATCGAAGGAACCTGGATGGGCACCGCCATCGACCTTTTCGGCTACAAATCGGGGGAGAGAAGCCTGTTCCTTATGCAGGCGGAAGGGGAGAAAGGGTTCGCCCGCAATGTGGCGAAAAATATTCGTAAAATCTGCCGGAAACACGGCGCCATGTACCTGACCGGATATCCCATCAAAAAATGGGAGCATGGACGGTATCGCGATCCCTATCTGAGAGAGGACCTGGGGGATTACGGACTCATTATCGACACCTTCGAAACATCGGTCAGCTGGAGCAATCTCCACAATCTTCATCAGAAGTTGAGAGAGTACATCAAGCAGCGCCCGCATACCATGGCTATGTCCCATGCCTCCCACTTCTATTCCGAAGGGACGAATCTTTATATAATATTTTTTACCCATATGGATAAGCTGGAGGAATACAGACGTTTCCAGAAGGGTATTTTTGAAACGATTGTCGCCAATGGAGGCTCATTGTCGCACCATCACGGGGTCGGCCGGATGATCGCGCCCTGGATGGAGGAACACCTGGGGAAAGTGCAGCTCGATGTCCTCAAGACCCTGAAGCGCCATTTCGATCCCAACAATATCATGAATCCCGGAGGACAGATGGGAGTTGATTACGAAGCCTCGGATCTGAAGGATCATGAGTGGAGGATTGACTGGAAGAAGATGTGA
- a CDS encoding DUF2161 family putative PD-(D/E)XK-type phosphodiesterase: MKETDLDEPVRKWLEGQGYEVSCEVKNCDIVARKGDELLIVELKTRFSLDLVYQAVNRKALSDSVYVAVPVAEGKKTIPRYKEVRKLLSRLETGLILVRFMKSKTKVEVALHPVPFAPRKAHRRRASIIREIDGRYSEFNKAGSASGDRKVSAYRQQALYIASVLKEQGPLSPSALVKSGAGNKTQQILSGNVYGWFDRISRGVYDLNDAGREALEHQSEIVSRLMESINH, from the coding sequence ATGAAAGAAACGGATCTGGATGAACCGGTCAGGAAATGGCTGGAAGGGCAGGGCTATGAGGTCTCCTGCGAGGTGAAAAACTGCGATATCGTCGCCAGGAAAGGAGACGAGCTTCTCATCGTTGAACTGAAAACGCGCTTTTCTCTCGATCTGGTTTATCAGGCTGTTAACCGGAAAGCCCTTTCCGATTCTGTTTACGTCGCCGTTCCCGTGGCTGAGGGGAAGAAAACCATTCCCCGGTATAAAGAGGTTAGAAAGCTATTGAGCCGTCTGGAGACAGGACTGATTCTCGTTCGCTTTATGAAGAGCAAAACGAAGGTTGAGGTTGCGCTCCATCCCGTTCCCTTCGCGCCAAGGAAAGCCCATCGCCGAAGGGCTTCCATTATTCGGGAGATTGACGGGCGGTATTCCGAGTTCAATAAGGCGGGAAGCGCTTCGGGCGATAGAAAGGTCAGCGCCTACAGACAGCAGGCTCTCTATATAGCTTCGGTTCTGAAAGAGCAGGGACCGCTCTCGCCTTCTGCTTTAGTGAAAAGCGGTGCGGGAAACAAGACCCAGCAGATCCTTTCGGGGAATGTTTACGGATGGTTTGACCGCATCAGCCGGGGAGTCTACGACCTCAATGACGCGGGCCGCGAAGCTCTGGAACATCAGTCGGAAATCGTCAGCCGGCTGATGGAATCGATAAACCATTAA
- a CDS encoding AMP-binding protein, with translation MKFGLTKYTIDCFFKRVVELYADELSIGTVEREAITYREFGESVASLENKFLSLGIGRGSRVAIVGVSTPEWAMAYLAVMSIGATAVPVMEDFPVDDIKYLIDFAESDALVLSEQIIAKFGEYDYTPFKALVRMDDYEILHNRGDKPAAREEVKEDDLAEILFTSGTTGHSKGVMLTQKNLVSNIFEGPDRLKCITKDSVTLSILPMAHAFGSTSAFLSIIYCGSELYMLGRKPTIGALMKSFEVIRPTILGSVPLIFEKIYSKKVAPLIGGKPLFRFLVKRDWTKKIFFRLIGRKFREAFGGRLECAIIGGAALAEEVEEFLNMGQIPFVLGYGMTESAPLITFQSREDARRGSVGSAITDVEIAIEDPEEGTGIGEILVKGPSVMKGYLKNPEATAEMLTDEGWLRTGDRGYLDQDGYLYLKGRSKNVIVGPSGENIYPEVIESLISASPFVDEVLVYAEDHKIVSRVFPNKEYVDRMEKGEKEEQRGQWLESLKREVNSKLPMASKIVHMIEEKVPFIKTASNKIKRDENINRDS, from the coding sequence ATGAAATTCGGATTAACCAAATATACTATAGATTGTTTTTTCAAGAGAGTTGTTGAGTTGTACGCCGATGAGCTTTCCATCGGCACAGTGGAAAGAGAAGCCATTACCTACAGGGAATTCGGAGAGAGCGTCGCATCATTGGAGAATAAATTTCTTTCTCTTGGAATCGGACGGGGAAGCCGTGTCGCCATTGTGGGGGTATCCACTCCCGAGTGGGCTATGGCATATCTCGCTGTTATGTCCATCGGAGCAACCGCCGTTCCCGTCATGGAGGATTTTCCCGTAGATGACATCAAGTATTTAATCGATTTTGCGGAATCTGACGCTCTGGTTCTTTCGGAACAGATTATTGCAAAGTTCGGCGAGTACGATTACACGCCTTTTAAAGCCCTTGTCCGCATGGATGATTATGAAATCCTACACAACAGGGGGGACAAACCGGCTGCCCGTGAAGAGGTGAAAGAGGATGACCTGGCCGAAATCCTTTTTACTTCCGGAACGACCGGGCACAGCAAAGGGGTTATGCTAACCCAGAAAAATCTGGTTTCCAATATCTTTGAAGGTCCCGACAGATTGAAATGCATCACAAAGGATTCGGTGACTCTCAGTATTCTTCCCATGGCCCATGCTTTCGGATCCACATCGGCTTTTCTGTCCATCATCTATTGCGGTTCCGAACTCTATATGCTGGGGCGTAAACCGACGATCGGAGCCCTGATGAAATCCTTTGAAGTCATCAGACCTACCATATTGGGAAGCGTTCCGCTTATTTTTGAAAAAATCTATTCCAAAAAAGTTGCGCCGCTCATCGGGGGAAAGCCTCTTTTCCGCTTCCTTGTAAAGCGTGATTGGACGAAAAAGATTTTCTTCAGACTCATAGGCAGAAAGTTCAGGGAAGCTTTCGGCGGCCGACTGGAATGTGCCATTATCGGAGGCGCCGCACTGGCTGAAGAGGTGGAAGAATTCCTCAATATGGGGCAGATCCCCTTTGTTCTGGGGTATGGAATGACCGAATCGGCGCCATTGATTACCTTTCAGTCCCGGGAAGACGCCCGCCGTGGTTCTGTCGGCAGCGCCATAACCGATGTGGAGATTGCTATCGAAGATCCCGAAGAGGGAACGGGCATCGGAGAGATTCTCGTCAAAGGCCCCAGCGTCATGAAAGGCTATCTGAAAAATCCCGAAGCCACGGCTGAAATGCTCACCGATGAGGGGTGGCTCAGAACGGGAGACCGCGGTTATCTCGATCAGGACGGTTACCTCTATCTGAAAGGGCGCAGCAAGAATGTCATTGTCGGCCCGTCCGGCGAAAACATTTATCCCGAAGTGATCGAATCGCTTATCTCCGCTTCACCCTTTGTGGATGAGGTTCTCGTCTATGCGGAAGACCACAAAATTGTCAGCCGGGTTTTTCCCAATAAGGAATACGTCGACAGGATGGAGAAGGGTGAAAAAGAGGAGCAAAGAGGGCAGTGGCTTGAATCATTGAAACGCGAGGTCAATTCCAAACTTCCCATGGCATCTAAAATCGTTCATATGATAGAGGAGAAGGTCCCTTTTATAAAGACGGCCAGCAATAAAATCAAAAGGGACGAGAATATCAACCGCGATTCCTGA
- a CDS encoding metallophosphoesterase family protein, protein MNEPIAVMADIHGNLPAFLAIKEDLQKRGIERVIVAGDMISDCPDSDEVLTQVRLSDWIVIKGNREQYFIDHCAGLLDHWTHARQMSALMWTFDKLSRKNRAYIRTLADQKSIEIDGLSIRITHGSPDSLSELLYPDKEKERFGEVMDSIEEKLLICGHSHNQWFVEGKGKWALNPGSAGVHFNKGEGAQYALLRISRERPSAELISVPYSLKDLEKRFHESGLYRASPHWSRSIIESLKEGENLSLLMIDYALNLMEKEGIKDALTIPDHIWDRAGEEFLRNRG, encoded by the coding sequence ATGAATGAACCTATTGCCGTTATGGCCGACATACATGGAAATCTCCCCGCTTTCCTCGCCATTAAAGAAGACCTGCAAAAAAGGGGAATTGAAAGAGTGATCGTCGCCGGCGATATGATTTCCGACTGTCCCGATTCAGATGAAGTTCTGACTCAGGTGAGGCTTTCCGATTGGATCGTCATAAAAGGCAATAGGGAACAGTATTTCATAGATCACTGTGCAGGTCTGCTTGATCACTGGACCCATGCCAGACAGATGTCCGCCCTTATGTGGACTTTTGATAAGCTGAGTCGGAAGAACCGGGCTTATATCCGGACTCTTGCAGATCAGAAAAGTATAGAAATCGATGGTTTGTCCATAAGGATAACCCATGGATCACCGGATTCCCTTTCTGAACTCCTCTATCCCGATAAAGAGAAGGAGCGCTTCGGGGAAGTGATGGATTCCATAGAAGAGAAGCTGCTCATATGCGGCCACAGCCATAATCAGTGGTTTGTCGAAGGTAAAGGAAAATGGGCCCTCAATCCCGGTTCGGCCGGTGTTCACTTCAATAAAGGAGAGGGAGCCCAGTACGCCTTATTAAGGATTTCCCGAGAAAGACCCTCGGCAGAACTGATCAGCGTCCCCTACTCACTCAAGGATCTGGAGAAAAGATTCCACGAAAGCGGACTCTACAGAGCCAGTCCCCATTGGAGCCGATCTATAATCGAAAGCCTGAAAGAGGGGGAAAACCTTTCTCTACTCATGATCGATTACGCCCTGAATCTGATGGAAAAAGAAGGCATAAAAGATGCCCTGACCATACCCGATCACATATGGGACCGGGCGGGGGAAGAATTTCTCAGGAATCGCGGTTGA
- a CDS encoding GNAT family N-acetyltransferase has translation MNVIINGEKVQLRKAQSEDSFNMSRWYSDPRIMIHVGYSKGLGISPEDLQRRITNLDDRHQIFIILDENSKAIGECNYKTDNDDIFEIGIKIGECDKQGLGYGKDALSAFIQYLKSEKKARNIVLEALEENKRAVSLYTNAGFKIVKRNKNSWTDPDGNQRSSVLMELNCIEKWIYSIKPGICWKAFTAGERQCRKDHITWS, from the coding sequence ATGAATGTCATAATTAATGGAGAAAAAGTTCAATTAAGAAAAGCTCAATCCGAAGATTCGTTCAATATGTCCCGATGGTATTCAGATCCACGAATTATGATACATGTCGGCTATTCAAAAGGATTAGGAATCAGCCCGGAAGATTTGCAGAGGAGAATCACAAACCTGGATGATCGACATCAGATATTTATAATCCTGGATGAAAACAGCAAGGCCATAGGCGAATGCAATTACAAGACTGATAATGATGATATCTTTGAAATCGGAATCAAAATCGGAGAATGCGATAAACAGGGACTGGGATATGGCAAAGATGCTCTTTCAGCATTCATTCAATATCTTAAAAGCGAAAAAAAGGCCCGAAATATTGTTCTGGAAGCATTGGAAGAGAACAAGCGAGCTGTTAGCTTATACACCAATGCCGGTTTTAAAATTGTGAAGCGAAATAAAAATTCCTGGACCGATCCTGATGGAAACCAGAGGAGCAGCGTGTTAATGGAGTTGAATTGTATAGAAAAATGGATCTATTCGATAAAGCCGGGAATATGCTGGAAGGCCTTCACAGCCGGGGAGAGACAGTGCCGGAAGGATCATATCACATGGTCGTAG
- a CDS encoding carbon-nitrogen hydrolase family protein gives MHSKSLKVGAFQFSPSSDIDENLHCIKRGIEEAASQNVRLLLTQECAVCGYPPVEIESIDSIDRIQQEKAVQEIRKLAEKHDMYIALGMITFSDEGTFNSVQLISPNEKRYNRYHKRALWGWDTDNFIPGDEPGIYSIDGVKIGIRICFEVRFPEYFRELFADEVDLCLVSFTDIGPKEQKNKIDVIQSHLVSRAAENVMYLLSANSISQHQLAPTCLINPDGYVIERAPLNKESLIVREIDFMSPDFGQEGRIKHTGQLSYYSRKV, from the coding sequence ATGCATAGCAAAAGTTTAAAAGTTGGCGCCTTTCAGTTTTCCCCTTCCAGTGATATTGATGAGAATCTCCATTGCATTAAGAGAGGCATTGAAGAAGCGGCATCTCAAAACGTCCGATTATTGCTCACTCAGGAATGCGCGGTCTGCGGCTATCCCCCGGTAGAAATTGAATCGATTGATTCAATCGACAGAATCCAACAGGAAAAAGCGGTCCAGGAAATCAGAAAATTAGCAGAAAAGCATGATATGTACATTGCTTTGGGAATGATTACTTTCTCGGATGAAGGGACTTTCAATTCAGTACAACTGATTTCGCCAAATGAGAAAAGATATAACCGCTACCATAAACGGGCCTTGTGGGGATGGGATACAGACAATTTCATACCGGGAGATGAACCGGGCATTTATTCTATAGACGGAGTAAAAATAGGCATCCGCATCTGTTTTGAAGTTAGATTCCCTGAATATTTCAGAGAGCTTTTTGCAGATGAAGTCGATCTCTGTCTTGTATCGTTTACCGATATAGGTCCGAAGGAGCAGAAAAATAAAATTGATGTTATTCAATCTCATCTTGTCAGTCGCGCAGCCGAAAATGTCATGTATCTCTTATCTGCCAACTCTATTTCACAACACCAGTTAGCGCCGACCTGTTTAATCAATCCTGATGGATATGTTATTGAGAGGGCGCCTTTGAACAAAGAATCATTAATTGTCAGGGAGATAGATTTTATGTCGCCGGACTTCGGGCAGGAAGGACGGATAAAGCATACCGGGCAGCTGAGCTATTATAGCAGAAAGGTTTAA
- a CDS encoding NUDIX domain-containing protein, whose translation MPEGSYHMVVANWIRNDKGQYLIQKRNKPLREYVDPWSVTAGSAIAGEMNIEAVQRETLEEMGLYFKQEEFRFMERTFFDDFFMDVFETTWNGRASEIDFDPVEVQDVKWVTGNELRKMYRSKDFYDHKTVYLTRILDIEENIAMQSP comes from the coding sequence GTGCCGGAAGGATCATATCACATGGTCGTAGCGAACTGGATCAGAAACGATAAAGGGCAGTATCTGATTCAAAAAAGAAATAAACCTTTGCGCGAATATGTCGACCCGTGGTCAGTTACAGCTGGTTCGGCGATTGCCGGAGAAATGAATATTGAAGCCGTTCAAAGAGAAACATTAGAGGAAATGGGTTTGTATTTCAAACAGGAAGAATTCAGATTTATGGAACGAACCTTTTTCGATGATTTCTTCATGGATGTTTTTGAAACGACCTGGAACGGGAGAGCTTCCGAAATCGATTTTGATCCTGTTGAGGTTCAAGATGTCAAATGGGTAACAGGAAATGAGCTGCGAAAAATGTACCGTTCCAAAGATTTCTATGATCATAAGACTGTTTATCTGACTCGCATTCTGGATATTGAAGAGAATATCGCAATGCAATCCCCATAG
- a CDS encoding NAD(P)/FAD-dependent oxidoreductase, with the protein MDKLQKVKKELSKLGLSGTVKADEFRKSIRLTGHVDSWDRKVAAGFAAANRGYKGVLNDITVEGIGEEKIYRFDPGDRVLEGRYFDAVIIGGGIIGCATARELARYNISIALLEKEEDLAMQTSSRNDGMIHPGFAAHPGTKKAHYNVLGNRMYTQWAEELGFELKRPGSLVLFPSKLEKYVIPLMKRRARQNGVDGDYRYISRKKVFEMEPNVTEDQQGAFFLPSAGIISPYKATIAMAENAVQNGAEVFLNCFVESFEMREGRIAAVRTGRGTVKCGAVINCAGNFADVIAGLADDRFFSLHGRKGTECILDRNTGLTQHSILSMPRLIQKNSKTKGGGVVPCIEGNILLGPTAEEQPWREDYSTDRNSFTELLQKLDLNKKLSGSSVITYFSGIRPASWEEDFIIEPSQRVENLVHGAAIQSPGVASAPAIAVDLAKMTVEILSKDKSVGERTDFEPVRKAAYHQIDSVEERREMVVKNPLYGNIICRCETISEQEIRDVLRGPLPVTSLDAIKRRIRAGAGRCHGGFCTPRIMEIISDELGIPMVEITRKGDSSPVLSGETK; encoded by the coding sequence ATGGATAAACTGCAAAAAGTGAAAAAAGAGCTGTCGAAGCTCGGTCTGTCGGGAACTGTCAAGGCTGACGAGTTCCGCAAATCCATCCGCCTGACAGGCCATGTCGATTCCTGGGACCGGAAAGTCGCCGCAGGTTTCGCCGCGGCTAACCGGGGATATAAAGGCGTCCTGAACGATATAACTGTCGAAGGCATTGGAGAGGAAAAAATCTACCGATTCGATCCGGGAGACCGGGTCCTTGAGGGGCGATATTTTGATGCGGTCATTATCGGCGGCGGGATCATCGGTTGTGCGACGGCCCGGGAATTGGCGCGATATAATATTTCTATTGCTCTTCTGGAGAAGGAAGAGGATCTGGCCATGCAGACTTCCAGCCGGAACGACGGCATGATCCACCCGGGGTTCGCCGCGCATCCGGGAACGAAGAAAGCCCATTACAATGTTCTGGGAAACAGAATGTATACTCAGTGGGCAGAAGAGTTGGGTTTTGAACTGAAACGCCCCGGATCCCTTGTCCTTTTTCCCTCAAAACTGGAAAAATATGTGATTCCCTTAATGAAAAGGCGGGCAAGGCAAAACGGCGTCGACGGGGATTACCGCTATATATCCCGGAAGAAAGTCTTCGAAATGGAACCCAATGTCACCGAAGATCAGCAGGGCGCTTTCTTTCTTCCCTCTGCGGGGATCATCTCCCCCTATAAAGCGACCATTGCCATGGCGGAAAATGCTGTTCAGAACGGCGCTGAGGTTTTTCTCAATTGCTTTGTCGAATCCTTTGAGATGAGGGAGGGCAGAATCGCCGCTGTCAGGACCGGCAGGGGAACGGTGAAGTGCGGAGCTGTTATCAATTGCGCCGGTAATTTCGCCGATGTCATTGCCGGGCTGGCTGATGACCGCTTTTTCAGTCTTCACGGCCGGAAAGGGACCGAGTGCATTCTCGATCGCAATACGGGGCTGACCCAGCATAGCATCCTTTCCATGCCCCGGCTCATTCAGAAAAATTCAAAAACCAAAGGCGGCGGTGTCGTTCCCTGTATCGAGGGAAATATTCTGCTGGGGCCTACGGCAGAAGAGCAACCCTGGAGAGAGGATTATTCCACAGACAGGAATAGTTTTACAGAGCTGCTGCAAAAGCTGGACCTCAATAAAAAACTGAGCGGCTCATCGGTCATCACCTATTTTTCAGGGATCCGCCCCGCTTCCTGGGAGGAGGATTTTATTATTGAACCTTCCCAAAGGGTAGAGAATCTGGTTCACGGAGCGGCCATACAGTCTCCCGGAGTGGCTTCCGCTCCGGCTATTGCTGTCGATCTTGCAAAAATGACTGTTGAGATTCTATCCAAAGATAAATCCGTCGGGGAAAGGACGGATTTCGAACCGGTGAGAAAAGCGGCATACCATCAGATTGATTCTGTTGAAGAACGGCGGGAAATGGTCGTGAAGAACCCCCTATACGGTAATATCATCTGCCGCTGCGAGACAATCTCGGAGCAGGAGATCCGCGATGTTCTTCGTGGCCCGCTTCCTGTCACGTCTCTCGATGCAATAAAGAGGCGGATTCGCGCCGGAGCGGGACGGTGTCACGGAGGATTCTGTACACCCAGAATCATGGAGATCATTTCCGACGAGCTGGGAATCCCCATGGTGGAAATTACCAGAAAAGGAGACAGTTCGCCGGTACTGTCGGGAGAGACAAAATGA